In Paraburkholderia bryophila, a single genomic region encodes these proteins:
- a CDS encoding arsenate reductase ArsC → MTEHRKYNVLFLCTHNSARSILAEAALNQLAGDRFVGYSAGSHPGTAPNPFAIDLLRSQGISTEGMRSKSWDEFAEDGAPHIDFIFTVCDDAAGEVCPIWPGHPAKAHWGVSDPSRAEGSDDDKRKAFLQAFVQMKKRIELFTNLPFEKLDRLAVQQEMQNIGTSLREKGE, encoded by the coding sequence GTGACCGAACATCGTAAATACAACGTCCTTTTCCTCTGTACGCACAATTCCGCGCGTTCTATCCTTGCAGAGGCAGCGCTCAACCAGCTCGCTGGCGACCGCTTCGTCGGCTACAGCGCCGGCAGCCACCCGGGCACGGCTCCGAACCCATTCGCGATTGACCTCCTGCGCTCGCAGGGAATTTCGACCGAAGGGATGCGCAGCAAGAGCTGGGACGAATTCGCCGAAGACGGCGCGCCCCATATTGATTTCATCTTCACCGTCTGCGATGACGCGGCAGGAGAGGTTTGCCCGATATGGCCCGGCCATCCGGCAAAAGCGCACTGGGGTGTATCTGACCCGTCCAGAGCCGAGGGCTCGGACGACGATAAGCGAAAGGCCTTTCTGCAAGCATTCGTGCAGATGAAAAAGCGCATTGAGCTTTTCACGAACCTGCCATTCGAAAAGCTCGACCGTCTTGCTGTCCAGCAGGAAATGCAGAACATCGGCACATCGCTGCGCGAGAAAGGAGAGTAA
- the pstS gene encoding phosphate ABC transporter substrate-binding protein PstS, which yields MNKLFLQRLAGAVVMATCAVATHAAEITGAGSTFVYPILSKWSSDYNQASGTKVNYQSIGSGGGIAQIKAATVDFGATDMPMSVEDLNAKQMGQFPSVIGGVVPVVNIEGVTPGKLRFTGPILADIYLGKIKKWSDPAIAKVNPGLKLPDANITVVHRSDGSGTTFNWVNYLSKVSPDWKSKVGEGTSVAWPTGVGGKGNEGVAAYVNRLKNSIGYVEYAYVLQNKMTYGSVQNKAGNFVEPNAKSFQAAAATADWSKAQDFDLVMTDAAGPDAYPVTATTFIVMYKQPKNAAQSKAAIAFFRWALEKGQSQAQSLDYVPLPEPLVKQIESYWSTNFKF from the coding sequence ATGAACAAGCTGTTCCTGCAACGCCTTGCGGGTGCCGTAGTGATGGCTACCTGCGCGGTCGCCACCCACGCGGCAGAAATCACCGGCGCCGGTTCCACTTTCGTTTATCCGATTCTGTCGAAATGGTCTTCGGACTACAACCAGGCTTCGGGTACCAAGGTGAACTATCAGTCCATCGGTTCTGGCGGTGGCATCGCGCAAATCAAGGCGGCGACGGTCGATTTCGGGGCAACCGATATGCCGATGTCGGTCGAGGACCTGAACGCGAAGCAGATGGGGCAGTTTCCGTCCGTCATCGGCGGTGTGGTGCCTGTTGTCAATATCGAAGGCGTCACGCCCGGCAAACTTCGATTCACGGGCCCCATCCTTGCGGACATCTACCTTGGCAAAATCAAGAAGTGGAGCGACCCGGCCATCGCAAAGGTCAACCCGGGCCTGAAACTGCCGGACGCGAACATCACGGTCGTGCACCGCTCGGATGGCTCAGGCACCACGTTCAACTGGGTGAACTACCTGTCGAAGGTCAGCCCTGACTGGAAGAGCAAGGTGGGTGAAGGCACTTCGGTTGCATGGCCGACCGGTGTGGGCGGCAAAGGGAACGAAGGCGTCGCGGCCTATGTGAACCGTCTGAAGAATTCCATCGGTTACGTCGAATATGCCTACGTCCTTCAGAACAAGATGACGTATGGCTCCGTGCAGAACAAAGCTGGCAACTTCGTGGAGCCGAATGCGAAGTCGTTCCAGGCTGCCGCGGCTACAGCGGACTGGAGCAAGGCGCAGGATTTCGACCTTGTGATGACTGACGCCGCCGGCCCGGACGCCTATCCGGTAACGGCCACGACTTTCATCGTCATGTACAAGCAGCCGAAGAATGCCGCGCAATCAAAGGCGGCCATAGCGTTCTTCCGCTGGGCGCTCGAAAAGGGGCAGTCGCAGGCTCAGTCACTCGACTATGTTCCGCTGCCGGAGCCGCTGGTCAAGCAAATCGAATCGTACTGGTCCACCAACTTCAAGTTCTGA